A DNA window from Aestuariispira ectoiniformans contains the following coding sequences:
- a CDS encoding type I secretion system permease/ATPase — translation MTEKGVTLAQDDIAQPKKATARKPAARGKSQKAASSQKADAPETDDGILASPPVMADRNAGKGPRDLLRADLQEITKELDRESREAVLEERSGRDTVFDRRAPQEKTDGAEVEGAPNGEDRRGHGPSWHVRPTPTLHDDPLLGCLTILCNLLDRPMSADALTAGLPLDDGHLTPDLFVRAAGRAGITARMQQYNLDAISRLTLPCVLLLKGQRAAVLTHLKHGEKATILLPEMGGGSREVSYSELAEEYIGYALFARPEFLYDSRAEEERVEDPRGWFWATLFKSWPVYAEVVLAALLINMFVIASPLFVMNVYDRVVPNFAEETLWVLAIGVVMVFSFDFLLKLLRSYLVDVAGKTADTRIAARLFQQMLGMKMPYRPQSAGALANSMREFENLREFFTSSTLTTVIDLPFIFLFLGIVYIVGNIYIVLVPASVVVMVVIVGLIMQIPMRRVTQETHREAQQKHAILVEAISGIETIKLTGAEGRMQRAWEIFVNKTARSAMLATRWSQVAMLFSGTAMQMVTVGVVVVGVYQIQAGEMTVGALVACTILSGRALAPLSQIAGIATRFHQARQSLEALDQMMKTPVERPKGRNFVSRPNFAGNIEFKNVSFTYPGAQTEALTDVSFSIEAGEKVGIIGRIGSGKSTLERLIMGLYDPTEGAVMIDGTDTRQLDPADLRRNVGVVAQDVYLFFGSVKDNIALGAQGVDDASILRASRISGVEEFASKHPLGLDMPVGERGANLSGGQRQAVSVARALLLQPPILMLDEPTSSMDNTTESRFKARLNTILGNKTLLMVTHRSSLLNLVDRLIVMDGGRVVADGPKADVMEALASGRIQTAKV, via the coding sequence GTGACTGAGAAAGGTGTAACTTTGGCGCAAGACGATATCGCGCAACCGAAAAAGGCCACTGCCAGGAAACCGGCGGCCCGAGGTAAGTCCCAGAAGGCTGCCAGCTCCCAGAAGGCCGACGCGCCTGAAACTGATGATGGAATTCTGGCGTCGCCGCCGGTGATGGCGGATCGGAATGCCGGGAAAGGTCCACGGGACCTGCTGCGCGCGGATCTACAGGAAATCACCAAGGAACTGGATCGCGAAAGCCGCGAGGCCGTGCTTGAAGAGCGCAGTGGCCGCGATACTGTCTTTGACCGCCGGGCACCGCAAGAAAAGACCGACGGTGCCGAAGTCGAAGGCGCGCCGAATGGTGAGGATCGCCGCGGGCATGGACCCAGTTGGCATGTCCGCCCCACACCCACGCTGCATGATGATCCGTTGCTGGGCTGTCTGACCATTCTTTGCAATTTGTTGGACCGGCCCATGTCGGCGGATGCGTTGACGGCGGGGCTTCCCCTGGACGACGGTCACCTGACCCCGGACCTGTTTGTGCGCGCCGCTGGCCGTGCCGGTATCACGGCGCGGATGCAGCAGTATAATCTTGATGCGATATCCCGGCTGACATTGCCCTGTGTGCTGTTGCTGAAAGGCCAGCGCGCGGCAGTGCTGACCCATCTGAAACACGGGGAAAAGGCGACCATCCTGTTGCCGGAAATGGGCGGCGGCAGCCGGGAGGTCAGCTATAGCGAACTGGCGGAAGAATATATCGGTTACGCCCTGTTCGCCCGGCCGGAATTCCTCTACGACAGCCGTGCGGAGGAAGAGCGGGTCGAGGACCCCCGGGGATGGTTCTGGGCGACGCTTTTCAAATCCTGGCCGGTCTATGCCGAAGTTGTGCTGGCCGCCCTGCTGATCAACATGTTTGTGATCGCCAGTCCGCTTTTCGTCATGAATGTTTATGACCGTGTCGTCCCTAACTTTGCAGAAGAGACACTGTGGGTTCTGGCGATTGGCGTGGTGATGGTCTTCAGCTTTGATTTCCTGCTGAAGCTGTTGCGAAGTTATCTGGTGGATGTGGCGGGCAAGACCGCCGATACGCGGATTGCCGCCCGATTGTTCCAGCAGATGCTGGGAATGAAAATGCCCTATCGTCCGCAATCAGCGGGGGCATTGGCCAACTCCATGAGGGAGTTTGAGAACCTTCGGGAATTCTTCACTTCCTCGACGTTGACCACGGTAATTGACCTGCCCTTCATCTTCCTGTTCCTGGGCATCGTTTATATCGTGGGCAATATCTATATTGTCCTCGTTCCGGCCAGCGTCGTTGTCATGGTCGTCATCGTCGGGCTGATCATGCAGATTCCCATGCGCAGGGTCACGCAGGAAACCCACCGTGAAGCCCAGCAGAAACACGCTATCCTGGTTGAGGCGATCAGCGGGATTGAGACCATCAAGCTCACCGGTGCCGAGGGCCGGATGCAGCGTGCCTGGGAAATCTTCGTCAACAAGACCGCCCGGTCCGCCATGCTGGCGACACGCTGGTCGCAGGTGGCCATGCTTTTCTCCGGAACGGCGATGCAGATGGTGACGGTCGGTGTGGTCGTTGTCGGTGTCTATCAAATCCAGGCTGGTGAGATGACGGTGGGCGCTCTTGTCGCCTGTACCATTCTCTCAGGCCGCGCACTGGCGCCCCTGTCGCAGATTGCCGGGATTGCCACGCGCTTCCATCAGGCCCGCCAGTCTCTGGAGGCCCTGGACCAGATGATGAAGACGCCGGTGGAACGGCCAAAAGGGCGTAACTTCGTCAGCCGCCCCAATTTTGCTGGCAATATTGAATTCAAGAATGTTTCCTTCACCTATCCCGGCGCGCAGACCGAGGCGTTGACGGATGTCAGTTTCTCTATTGAGGCAGGAGAGAAGGTCGGCATTATCGGTCGGATCGGCTCCGGCAAAAGCACCCTGGAACGCCTGATCATGGGGCTCTACGATCCGACGGAGGGCGCCGTCATGATCGACGGTACCGACACACGCCAGTTGGACCCGGCGGACCTGCGACGCAATGTCGGTGTCGTGGCGCAGGATGTCTATCTCTTCTTCGGGTCGGTGAAAGACAATATCGCGCTTGGCGCGCAGGGCGTTGACGATGCCTCCATCCTCCGGGCATCGCGAATTTCGGGGGTTGAGGAATTTGCCTCCAAACATCCCCTGGGGCTGGATATGCCGGTCGGCGAGCGCGGGGCGAATCTGTCCGGCGGCCAGCGTCAGGCGGTCTCTGTTGCCAGGGCCCTTTTGTTGCAGCCGCCGATCCTGATGCTGGATGAACCGACCAGCTCTATGGATAACACGACAGAAAGCCGCTTCAAGGCGCGCCTGAATACAATTCTTGGCAACAAGACGCTGCTGATGGTGACCCACCGCAGTTCATTGCTGAACCTGGTGGACCGGTTGATCGTGATGGATGGCGGCCGGGTTGTCGCCGACGGGCCGAAGGCGGATGTCATGGAAGCCCTGGCCAGTGGCCGCATTCAGACGGCCAAGGTATAG
- a CDS encoding HlyD family type I secretion periplasmic adaptor subunit: MSENRSWEKDIADSEMGAFAGRGVSRVAHLLLFSIVLVFTVFFGWAYVAEVDEVTRGQGKIIPSGQTKTVQHLEGGIISDILVTEGQNVKKGEVLLRIENTTAESNLQEKRKQYLNLRAQIARLRAEVAGKEDITFDSDVLQEAPGDAEQEQHLFEARRSQLAQQVRILSNQRKQKQQELQEMTARVNQLRKSKAITQKEMNLLKPLVEQGVAPKLDLLRVEQKVQDLNASISGVEVAIPRTRTQLAEAAGRIEEKKQSFRTEAQEKLNEASVAASRLEEEIIAGTDRVVRTDVRSPVHGTVKQIMNNTVGGVVRPGDDLVEIVPSEDTLLVEARIRPADRAQLWPGLPAVVKVSAYDYSIYGGLKATLTDISPDTITDEQGETYYRIRLRTEDNSLGEDKPIRAGMTAQVDILTGRKTVLDYLLKPIRKGMENALRER; this comes from the coding sequence ATGAGCGAAAATCGAAGCTGGGAAAAGGATATCGCAGACAGCGAGATGGGCGCGTTTGCCGGTCGCGGGGTCAGCCGCGTTGCGCATCTGCTGCTTTTTTCCATTGTTCTCGTGTTCACGGTCTTCTTTGGCTGGGCCTATGTGGCAGAGGTAGACGAAGTCACCCGTGGTCAGGGCAAGATCATTCCCAGTGGCCAGACCAAGACGGTGCAGCATCTGGAAGGCGGCATTATCTCCGATATTCTGGTGACCGAGGGGCAGAATGTTAAGAAGGGCGAAGTCCTGCTTCGTATCGAGAATACGACTGCCGAATCCAATCTGCAGGAAAAGCGGAAACAATATCTGAACCTGCGCGCCCAGATCGCGCGGTTGCGCGCCGAAGTGGCGGGCAAGGAAGATATCACCTTCGACAGTGATGTTTTGCAGGAAGCGCCGGGCGATGCGGAACAGGAACAGCATCTGTTCGAGGCGCGCCGCTCGCAGTTGGCGCAACAGGTCCGAATCCTCTCTAACCAGCGCAAGCAGAAACAGCAGGAACTGCAGGAGATGACGGCGCGGGTCAACCAGCTCCGTAAGAGCAAGGCCATCACCCAGAAGGAAATGAACCTGCTGAAACCGCTGGTGGAACAGGGTGTCGCTCCCAAGCTTGATTTGCTGCGGGTGGAACAGAAGGTACAGGACCTGAATGCCAGCATCAGCGGTGTCGAGGTCGCCATCCCGCGAACACGCACCCAATTGGCCGAAGCGGCAGGTCGTATCGAGGAAAAGAAACAGTCCTTCCGCACGGAAGCGCAGGAAAAGCTGAACGAGGCATCCGTTGCGGCCTCCCGTCTGGAGGAAGAGATTATCGCCGGGACGGACCGGGTCGTGCGAACGGATGTACGCTCTCCGGTCCATGGGACGGTGAAGCAGATTATGAATAATACCGTCGGCGGCGTTGTCCGCCCGGGGGATGATCTGGTCGAAATCGTACCGTCGGAAGATACGCTGTTGGTGGAGGCCCGCATTCGTCCTGCGGACCGGGCACAGCTTTGGCCGGGTTTGCCTGCTGTGGTCAAGGTCAGTGCCTATGACTATTCGATCTATGGCGGGCTCAAAGCGACCCTGACGGATATCAGCCCCGACACCATTACCGATGAACAGGGGGAGACCTATTACCGCATCCGCCTGCGCACGGAGGACAACAGTCTGGGTGAAGATAAACCGATCCGCGCTGGTATGACTGCACAGGTGGATATCCTGACCGGCCGCAAAACGGTTCTGGACTATCTGTTGAAGCCGATCCGCAAAGGCATGGAAAACGCGCTTCGGGAGCGTTAA
- a CDS encoding amidase: MGSRGDLTADIGRLNAFIDPDMELSWTREGMLAGRTCAVKDIFDIEGQVTGFGNPAWRATHGPARDTAACLERLLMDGVRLRGRAHMDELAYSLNGENFHYGTPLNPNAPGRIPGGSSSGSATAAAAGVVDFALGTDTGGSVRVPASYCGLYGLRTTHDRISRQGVIPLAQSFDTVGWFARDPDLMERVGRVLFVNWKVDDPANYELALPMDFWALADSETAAALQSGVEALQRLMGEAITFDLSGDEALEDWFMPFRVCQGREIWKNHGAWVEANNPEFGPGLGERLHWTSTITEAQWAEANALRQNIADKTNRLLKTRTVLVIPTAPGPAPEKGQDAAALESFRYRALQLTGIAGLSGVPQISLPLGKVDGCPVGLSLIAAKGCDELLLTIAARLAGAAPNGLASLRV; the protein is encoded by the coding sequence ATGGGTAGTCGTGGTGATCTGACGGCCGATATCGGTCGGCTGAATGCTTTTATTGACCCCGATATGGAGCTGAGCTGGACCCGGGAAGGAATGCTGGCGGGGCGGACATGCGCGGTGAAGGATATCTTTGATATCGAGGGACAGGTCACCGGTTTCGGCAATCCCGCCTGGCGGGCGACGCATGGTCCGGCCCGCGATACGGCAGCCTGCCTGGAACGGCTTCTCATGGATGGCGTGCGCCTTCGTGGGCGCGCCCATATGGATGAGTTGGCCTATTCCCTGAATGGAGAGAATTTTCATTACGGCACACCATTGAATCCCAATGCGCCGGGCCGTATTCCAGGTGGCAGCAGCAGCGGCTCTGCCACGGCTGCTGCGGCGGGCGTCGTCGACTTTGCGTTGGGCACGGATACCGGTGGGTCTGTGCGGGTTCCTGCATCCTATTGTGGCCTCTACGGGCTGCGCACTACGCATGACCGGATCTCCCGGCAGGGTGTTATCCCGCTGGCGCAGAGCTTTGACACGGTTGGCTGGTTTGCCCGAGACCCTGATCTGATGGAGCGGGTCGGACGCGTGTTATTCGTGAATTGGAAAGTCGATGATCCGGCCAATTACGAATTGGCCCTGCCGATGGACTTCTGGGCCCTGGCCGACAGTGAAACGGCAGCGGCCTTGCAGTCCGGCGTGGAGGCCCTGCAGCGTTTGATGGGAGAGGCGATTACCTTCGACCTGTCGGGGGATGAGGCCCTGGAAGACTGGTTCATGCCGTTCCGTGTCTGCCAGGGGCGTGAAATCTGGAAAAATCACGGGGCCTGGGTTGAGGCGAATAATCCCGAATTCGGCCCCGGACTGGGGGAACGCCTGCATTGGACCTCGACCATCACGGAAGCCCAGTGGGCAGAGGCCAATGCCCTTCGTCAGAACATTGCCGACAAGACTAACCGGTTGTTGAAAACCAGGACGGTCCTCGTCATTCCGACCGCACCGGGCCCCGCGCCGGAAAAGGGACAGGATGCCGCGGCCCTGGAATCCTTCCGCTATCGTGCTCTTCAGTTGACCGGGATCGCAGGCCTGTCCGGTGTGCCGCAAATCTCCCTGCCTTTGGGGAAGGTTGACGGCTGTCCGGTCGGGCTGTCGCTGATCGCGGCCAAGGGGTGTGATGAGCTGCTGTTGACCATTGCCGCCCGGCTGGCCGGGGCAGCTCCCAATGGACTGGCATCCTTGCGGGTGTGA
- a CDS encoding adenine phosphoribosyltransferase: MDLKDHIRTVPDFPKPGILFYDISTLLGHAEAWRHCIESLSEIIRRWEPDLLVGIESRGFLTAAPLALELDVGFTMVRKKGKLPGDTIAHVYDLEYGTDTVEIQADAIQPGQKVVILDDLLATGGTLQASVELIRKVGGNVCGAACIIELNGLGGRDGLDIPFEALISYDV, translated from the coding sequence ATGGACCTTAAAGACCATATCCGTACAGTACCCGATTTCCCAAAACCGGGTATTCTTTTCTATGATATTTCAACATTGTTAGGTCATGCAGAGGCATGGCGGCATTGCATCGAAAGCCTCTCTGAAATCATACGCCGCTGGGAACCGGACCTGCTGGTCGGCATCGAATCCCGTGGTTTTCTGACAGCCGCCCCCTTGGCACTGGAGCTTGATGTGGGCTTCACCATGGTGCGCAAGAAAGGCAAGCTGCCGGGTGACACCATCGCCCATGTCTATGACCTGGAATACGGCACGGATACGGTTGAAATCCAGGCAGATGCCATCCAGCCCGGCCAGAAGGTCGTCATCCTGGATGACCTGCTTGCCACGGGCGGCACCCTGCAGGCTTCCGTTGAATTGATCCGCAAGGTCGGCGGCAATGTTTGCGGCGCGGCCTGCATTATCGAGCTGAACGGCCTTGGCGGTCGCGACGGCCTTGATATTCCGTTTGAGGCGCTGATCAGCTACGACGTTTGA
- a CDS encoding MlaE family ABC transporter permease, with product MTGECGWLRLEGEGAQTVLVAGGVWTVRYGAALEKAVESALRPEGDTCRLDLTGISSMDTTGAMLLQRVASTLRDVDWDGLLGDLPERFRPLLVLARRAAEDAPAEITYPPRGSWIGLVERLGRATVEAAKEGRDLLNFLGMVTVTFGQALLHPKRLRPKALITQIEQTGLNAMLIVGLLQFLIGVVLTYLMADQFKKFGAEVLTVNLIGLTVLQEAGVLITAILLAGRSGSAFTAQIGTMKVNEEVDAMLTLGLDPVEVLVLPRILALLITLPLLTFFADICGILGGAVSAMLALDISVSQFLRQLHDAVTVKDFLIGMVKAPVHAVIIALVGCYEGLKVQRSAESVGKLTTKSVVESIVLVIVATAVFSVLFSILGIR from the coding sequence GTGACAGGTGAATGCGGATGGTTGCGTCTGGAAGGTGAGGGCGCACAGACGGTACTGGTGGCAGGCGGCGTTTGGACGGTTCGATACGGGGCGGCGCTGGAGAAAGCAGTGGAGTCTGCCTTGCGACCGGAGGGGGACACCTGCCGTCTCGATCTGACGGGCATTTCCAGCATGGACACGACCGGCGCGATGCTGTTGCAGCGAGTGGCATCTACATTAAGGGATGTGGACTGGGATGGACTGTTGGGCGATTTGCCCGAACGGTTCCGTCCGCTGCTGGTGCTTGCGCGTCGGGCGGCGGAAGACGCGCCCGCGGAGATTACCTACCCGCCCCGTGGCAGTTGGATCGGTTTGGTGGAACGCCTGGGACGGGCAACGGTGGAGGCCGCCAAGGAAGGGCGGGACCTCCTGAATTTCCTCGGCATGGTAACGGTCACCTTCGGGCAGGCCCTTCTGCATCCCAAACGATTGCGGCCCAAGGCGCTGATTACGCAGATCGAACAGACGGGCTTGAACGCGATGCTGATCGTGGGGCTGTTGCAGTTCCTGATCGGGGTGGTGCTGACCTATCTGATGGCGGACCAGTTCAAGAAATTCGGGGCAGAAGTGCTGACCGTCAACCTGATCGGCCTGACGGTCCTGCAGGAGGCGGGTGTTCTGATCACCGCGATCCTGCTGGCAGGCCGGTCCGGGTCCGCCTTTACTGCCCAGATCGGCACCATGAAGGTGAACGAAGAGGTTGATGCGATGCTGACCCTGGGGTTGGACCCGGTGGAGGTTCTGGTTCTGCCGCGTATCCTGGCCCTGCTAATCACTCTGCCGTTGCTGACATTCTTTGCGGATATATGCGGTATTCTGGGCGGGGCGGTTTCCGCCATGCTGGCCCTGGATATCTCTGTCAGCCAGTTTCTCCGCCAATTGCATGATGCGGTAACGGTCAAGGACTTCCTGATAGGCATGGTGAAGGCGCCTGTCCACGCGGTGATCATTGCGCTGGTGGGATGTTATGAGGGCCTCAAGGTTCAGCGCAGCGCGGAAAGTGTGGGCAAGCTGACCACCAAATCGGTGGTGGAATCCATCGTTCTGGTGATTGTGGCAACCGCCGTCTTCTCGGTGCTCTTTTCCATTCTGGGGATACGCTGA
- a CDS encoding ABC transporter ATP-binding protein has translation MAEQQPKDSVICIRGLKNQFGRQVVHEGLDLDVRRGEVLGVVGGSGTGKSVLLRTIIGLQRPTAGRIELLGEDVWSLSVRAKETLRTRVGVLFQDGALFSSLTVAENIQAPLREHMNLPPRLLDEIASLKIAMVGLPQDAAGKLPSQLSGGMRKRAGLARALALDPEVLFLDEPTAGLDPIGAADFDQLIRDLQSSLGLTVFMVTHDLDSLAAICDRIAVLVDRRIRVATMADHMQDKHPWIQAYFHGPRARAVAGMSNGG, from the coding sequence ATGGCAGAGCAGCAGCCAAAAGACAGTGTGATTTGCATCCGTGGGCTGAAGAACCAGTTCGGCCGTCAGGTGGTGCATGAGGGGCTGGACCTGGATGTCCGGCGTGGCGAGGTGCTGGGCGTGGTCGGTGGCTCCGGGACGGGTAAATCTGTATTGCTTCGGACCATTATCGGGCTGCAACGACCGACGGCGGGCCGGATCGAATTGTTGGGTGAGGACGTCTGGTCCCTGTCCGTGCGGGCGAAGGAAACCTTGCGAACCCGTGTCGGGGTATTGTTTCAGGATGGGGCGCTGTTTTCCTCGCTCACCGTGGCGGAGAATATCCAGGCGCCCTTGCGGGAACATATGAACCTGCCGCCGAGGCTGCTGGACGAGATTGCTTCCCTGAAGATTGCGATGGTCGGTCTGCCGCAGGACGCCGCCGGTAAACTGCCGTCGCAACTGTCGGGCGGGATGCGTAAAAGGGCGGGACTGGCGCGGGCGCTGGCGCTCGACCCGGAGGTGCTGTTCCTGGACGAGCCCACAGCCGGGCTGGACCCCATCGGGGCGGCGGATTTCGACCAGTTGATCCGGGACCTGCAATCCAGTCTGGGGCTGACGGTTTTCATGGTGACCCATGACCTGGACAGCCTGGCGGCAATCTGCGACCGCATTGCGGTGTTGGTCGACCGGCGTATCCGTGTTGCAACCATGGCCGACCATATGCAGGACAAGCATCCCTGGATACAGGCCTATTTCCACGGTCCCAGGGCACGGGCGGTGGCCGGAATGAGTAACGGGGGATAG
- a CDS encoding MCE family protein, whose translation METRANYIVVGSFVLAILVGLVASVVWLADVDVDRKVQAYDIFFEGSVTGLQVGNTVRYSGVPVGVVTDIGINKDNVEQVRVTIEVPDDTPIKEDTVASLEYQGLTGVGYVDLRGGTNEAPLLRKTAGQEHPVIASRPSQLQAVFDQAPELINRFIALVDRANMILRPENQQNVTNALANVNEFTGALKDSSTDLQSVLAEASSTMVALRNASAEAEKIMKSFAGRSDRIAQDVEATIGEGRALIADAQVMTQDISKAAKAAEPTLKTADATLQEFGGLAAELKPEVGPTARSARATMAELKQVTGELRKAANSFRTAADSVASAAGEAEGIISDNRDSVSHFAGSGLMEFTQLMGEMRTLVGSLNRITAEIERDPARFFFGDTQKGFEAE comes from the coding sequence ATGGAAACCAGGGCGAATTACATTGTGGTCGGGTCTTTTGTTCTGGCCATTCTCGTGGGGCTGGTTGCCTCTGTCGTCTGGCTGGCAGACGTGGATGTGGACCGCAAGGTCCAGGCCTATGACATCTTTTTCGAAGGTTCCGTCACGGGGCTGCAGGTGGGTAATACCGTGCGTTACAGCGGTGTACCGGTCGGTGTTGTGACCGATATCGGCATCAACAAGGATAATGTCGAACAGGTCCGCGTGACGATCGAAGTGCCGGATGATACGCCGATCAAGGAAGACACCGTTGCCAGTCTTGAATATCAGGGGCTGACCGGTGTCGGCTATGTGGATTTACGCGGTGGCACGAATGAGGCCCCCTTGTTGCGCAAGACGGCAGGCCAGGAACATCCGGTCATTGCCTCACGTCCCTCGCAGTTGCAGGCCGTCTTTGATCAGGCCCCGGAACTGATCAACCGTTTCATTGCCCTGGTGGATCGCGCCAACATGATCCTGCGCCCGGAAAACCAGCAGAATGTGACCAATGCGCTCGCCAATGTGAATGAGTTTACCGGTGCGCTGAAGGACAGTTCCACCGACCTGCAATCGGTGCTGGCGGAGGCCTCCAGCACAATGGTTGCCCTGCGCAACGCCAGTGCGGAAGCCGAGAAAATCATGAAGTCCTTCGCCGGGCGCAGCGACAGGATTGCACAGGATGTGGAGGCCACGATCGGTGAAGGTCGCGCCCTGATTGCCGACGCGCAGGTTATGACGCAGGATATTTCCAAGGCGGCGAAGGCGGCGGAACCGACCCTGAAAACTGCCGATGCCACGCTGCAGGAGTTTGGCGGGCTGGCGGCTGAACTGAAGCCGGAGGTTGGGCCGACCGCACGTTCCGCCCGCGCGACCATGGCGGAACTGAAACAGGTCACCGGCGAACTTCGCAAGGCGGCCAACAGTTTCCGCACCGCCGCCGACAGCGTGGCATCCGCCGCTGGCGAGGCGGAGGGGATTATTTCCGATAACCGGGACTCGGTCAGCCATTTTGCCGGGTCCGGCCTGATGGAATTCACCCAGCTGATGGGCGAAATGCGCACGCTGGTTGGCAGCCTGAACCGGATCACAGCGGAAATAGAACGGGACCCGGCACGGTTCTTCTTTGGGGACACGCAAAAGGGGTTTGAAGCAGAA